One Kitasatospora sp. MAP12-44 DNA segment encodes these proteins:
- a CDS encoding YceI family protein → MATARWFFEPSHTGAEFRARHMMVTDVRGQFKNMHGFLEVDPEEPEKAQVEATIDATQVYTGSPERDAHLRSADFFDVEHHPTWKFVGTRVHQVSASGFEVTGDLTIRGVTRPVVLEVSYLGQWDTPWWEGDQNLGPRRRAGFAAKARLNRHDFGVSWNDTLDRGGVVVSDMVDVAIDIEAVLESAGTGSEQ, encoded by the coding sequence ATGGCGACGGCAAGATGGTTCTTCGAGCCCAGCCACACCGGCGCGGAGTTCCGTGCCAGACACATGATGGTCACCGACGTGCGCGGTCAGTTCAAGAACATGCACGGCTTCCTGGAGGTCGACCCGGAGGAGCCGGAGAAGGCCCAGGTCGAGGCGACGATCGACGCGACCCAGGTCTACACGGGTTCGCCCGAGCGCGATGCGCACCTGCGCAGCGCCGACTTCTTCGATGTCGAGCACCACCCGACCTGGAAATTCGTCGGGACCCGGGTTCACCAGGTGAGCGCGAGCGGCTTCGAGGTCACCGGCGATCTCACCATCCGCGGGGTGACGCGACCCGTCGTGCTGGAGGTGAGCTATCTGGGCCAGTGGGACACGCCCTGGTGGGAGGGCGACCAGAATCTCGGACCCAGGCGGCGTGCCGGGTTCGCGGCCAAGGCCCGGCTCAACCGTCACGATTTCGGCGTGAGTTGGAACGACACACTCGACCGGGGCGGCGTGGTGGTCAGCGACATGGTCGACGTCGCGATCGATATCGAGGCCGTCCTGGAATCCGCCGGGACGGGGTCCGAACAGTGA
- a CDS encoding carbohydrate ABC transporter permease, with protein MTAATATTRASARRNGALLGLLAWFCGVLFFLPFAWMVLTSLHSESAAATNPPSVGAGLTLQGYREFFGAGTGVSPWPPLINSLTASVASTLLVLLLSIPAAYALSIRPVRKWTDVMFFFLSTRMLPAVAGLLPIYLIAQNAGMLDNIWLLVILYTSMNLPIAVWMMRSFLAEVPKEILEAASIDGAGLPTVLLRIVAPVAMPGIAATALISFIFSWNELLFARVLTGVVAGTAPVFLTGFVTSQGLFLAKVCAAAVCISVPVLVAGFAAQDKLVQGLSLGAVK; from the coding sequence ATGACGGCCGCCACAGCGACCACGCGGGCTTCGGCCCGGCGCAACGGCGCCCTGCTCGGGCTGCTGGCCTGGTTCTGCGGGGTGCTCTTCTTCCTGCCGTTCGCCTGGATGGTGCTCACCTCGCTGCACAGCGAGTCGGCCGCGGCCACCAACCCGCCGAGTGTCGGGGCCGGGCTCACCCTGCAGGGCTACCGGGAGTTCTTCGGTGCCGGTACCGGGGTGAGCCCGTGGCCGCCGCTGATCAACTCCCTGACGGCCAGCGTCGCCTCGACCCTGCTGGTGCTGCTGCTGTCGATCCCCGCCGCGTACGCGCTGTCGATCCGGCCGGTGCGCAAGTGGACCGACGTGATGTTCTTCTTCCTGTCCACCAGGATGCTGCCGGCCGTGGCGGGCCTGCTGCCGATCTACCTGATCGCCCAGAACGCCGGGATGCTGGACAACATCTGGCTGCTGGTCATCCTCTACACCTCGATGAACCTGCCGATCGCGGTGTGGATGATGCGCTCCTTCCTGGCCGAGGTGCCCAAGGAGATCCTGGAGGCCGCCTCGATCGATGGCGCGGGGCTGCCGACCGTCCTGCTGCGGATCGTGGCACCCGTGGCCATGCCGGGCATCGCGGCCACCGCGCTGATCTCCTTCATCTTCAGCTGGAACGAACTGCTGTTCGCCCGGGTGCTGACCGGCGTCGTCGCCGGCACCGCACCCGTCTTCCTCACCGGCTTCGTCACCAGCCAGGGCCTCTTCCTGGCGAAGGTGTGCGCGGCCGCCGTCTGCATCTCCGTGCCGGTGCTCGTCGCCGGCTTCGCCGCCCAGGACAAGCTCGTCCAGGGCCTTTCGCTGGGGGCAGTGAAATGA
- a CDS encoding DUF998 domain-containing protein: MKVQNPVARIRGAGALLVLAAVQYAVLEYVAAAAWHNPSYNYAVDFISDLGNPVPGNVFQGRTVDSPLHLVMDTAFIAQGALFIAASVLLLSAVNVGRFKRVLLGLAIAHGVGVILVGFFHESSAALHNGVIVVHSIGAAATIIAGNVIPILVGTRGAALGAPRWLRAAGTALGVLGLAAFVLLQADRPLYNSYGGVPERIAVYTILAFELLLGGILLLRPPRQTTLPPVPNTPERLAS, translated from the coding sequence GTGAAAGTCCAAAACCCCGTAGCCCGCATACGCGGCGCAGGAGCACTCCTCGTACTCGCCGCCGTGCAGTACGCGGTGCTGGAGTACGTCGCCGCCGCGGCCTGGCACAACCCTTCCTACAACTACGCCGTCGACTTCATCAGCGACCTGGGCAACCCGGTCCCCGGGAACGTGTTCCAGGGCCGGACCGTCGACTCGCCGCTGCACCTGGTGATGGACACCGCGTTCATCGCCCAGGGAGCACTGTTCATCGCAGCCAGTGTGCTGCTGCTCAGTGCCGTGAACGTGGGACGGTTCAAACGCGTGCTGCTCGGGCTGGCGATCGCCCACGGCGTGGGCGTGATCCTCGTCGGCTTCTTCCACGAGTCCTCCGCCGCTCTGCACAACGGCGTGATCGTGGTCCACAGCATCGGCGCGGCCGCCACCATCATCGCCGGCAACGTGATCCCGATCCTGGTCGGCACACGCGGCGCAGCCTTGGGCGCCCCCCGGTGGCTGCGCGCAGCCGGCACCGCGCTCGGGGTCCTCGGCCTGGCCGCATTCGTGCTCCTGCAGGCTGACCGGCCGCTCTACAACTCCTACGGAGGAGTGCCCGAGCGCATCGCGGTGTACACGATTCTGGCGTTCGAGCTGCTGCTCGGAGGGATCCTGCTGCTCCGCCCGCCGCGCCAGACCACCCTCCCTCCTGTGCCCAACACTCCCGAAAGGCTCGCATCATGA
- a CDS encoding sugar ABC transporter permease — protein sequence MIVVTQLPFVGTLVISFMRWNALDPGNRGFGGLSNYTAAFEDPTLRSSIETTVLLTATVVLVSLLLGLVLALLLDRRFRGRGIVRTMLITPFLVVPAASALLWKHAIYNASYGLLNGTLTWLWSLFGSAHAPQPDWLSTTPLLAVEASLIWQWTPFMMLILLAGLQSRPMDVVEAARVDGASTWQVFRYLTFPHLRRYLELASLLGSIYVVQNFDAVFTLTSGGLGTANLPYAVYRTFYQGHDYGQASAEGVLVVICTILLATFALRTVSSLLREES from the coding sequence ATGATCGTCGTCACCCAACTTCCCTTCGTGGGAACCCTGGTGATCTCGTTCATGCGCTGGAACGCGCTGGACCCGGGCAACCGCGGGTTCGGCGGCCTGTCCAACTACACCGCGGCGTTCGAGGATCCGACGCTGCGCTCGTCCATCGAGACCACGGTCCTGCTGACCGCCACCGTGGTGCTGGTGAGCCTGTTGCTCGGGCTGGTACTGGCGCTGCTGCTCGACCGCCGCTTCCGGGGCCGCGGCATCGTGCGCACCATGCTGATCACACCCTTCCTGGTGGTGCCCGCGGCCTCCGCGCTGCTCTGGAAGCACGCGATCTACAACGCCTCCTACGGTCTGCTGAACGGCACGCTGACCTGGCTCTGGAGCCTGTTCGGCAGCGCTCACGCGCCGCAGCCGGACTGGCTGTCGACCACTCCGCTGCTCGCGGTGGAGGCTTCGCTCATCTGGCAGTGGACGCCGTTCATGATGCTGATCCTGCTCGCCGGACTGCAGAGCCGCCCGATGGACGTCGTCGAGGCGGCCCGAGTGGACGGGGCGAGCACCTGGCAGGTGTTCCGCTACCTCACCTTCCCGCACCTGCGCCGCTACCTGGAACTCGCCTCGCTGCTCGGCAGCATCTACGTGGTGCAGAACTTCGACGCGGTCTTCACGTTGACCTCCGGCGGTCTTGGCACCGCCAACCTGCCCTACGCCGTCTACCGGACCTTCTACCAGGGCCACGACTACGGTCAGGCGTCCGCCGAGGGCGTCCTCGTGGTCATCTGCACCATCCTCCTCGCGACCTTCGCGTTGAGGACCGTCTCATCGCTGCTCCGGGAGGAGTCATGA
- a CDS encoding SDR family oxidoreductase: protein MTGAAPSTADGRRVAVVTGGAGAIGGAIAVTAVAPGLTRTPATGAVPTEEFEEVAAHQALPRPLTPDDTAAVVAMLVGDDAAALTGQILTVDGGLVMR, encoded by the coding sequence GTGACCGGTGCAGCTCCTTCGACAGCGGACGGCCGCCGGGTCGCGGTTGTGACCGGCGGCGCCGGTGCGATCGGCGGCGCGATCGCCGTCACGGCTGTTGCCCCGGGGCTGACTCGCACTCCGGCCACCGGCGCGGTGCCGACGGAGGAGTTCGAGGAGGTCGCGGCGCACCAAGCGCTGCCGCGGCCGCTCACCCCCGACGACACCGCAGCGGTGGTGGCGATGCTCGTCGGGGACGACGCCGCCGCCCTGACGGGCCAGATCCTCACGGTCGACGGCGGCCTGGTGATGCGCTAG
- a CDS encoding SDR family oxidoreductase, whose amino-acid sequence MTAVPNSVARLAGRRALVTGSTSGIGRSIATALAREGATVVVSGRNKDAGAKVVDEIRSAGGAAHFVRADLADGARAATQLAQAAAEAAGGPIDVLVNNAALLIPAQSLTEVDEQLADLALAVNIKAPALLTAALVPAMIEAGAGVVVNVGSINGAIGMSVAALYGATKAALHSLTASWAAELASKGIRVNAVAPGPTMTEENAAFHDALRGYTATTPHGRPGTSDEVADAVVFLASSQATHIHGVTLPVDGGYLATR is encoded by the coding sequence ATGACGGCTGTTCCCAACTCCGTGGCGCGTCTGGCCGGCCGTCGCGCCCTGGTCACCGGCTCGACCTCCGGCATCGGCCGGTCGATCGCCACGGCCTTGGCTCGCGAGGGCGCCACCGTGGTGGTCTCCGGCCGCAACAAGGACGCCGGCGCCAAGGTGGTGGACGAGATCCGCTCGGCCGGCGGCGCGGCGCACTTCGTGCGCGCCGACCTGGCCGACGGAGCCCGGGCGGCCACGCAGCTGGCACAGGCCGCGGCCGAGGCAGCGGGCGGACCGATCGACGTGCTGGTCAACAACGCGGCGCTGCTCATCCCCGCGCAGTCGCTCACCGAGGTCGACGAGCAACTGGCAGACCTGGCCCTGGCGGTGAACATCAAGGCGCCGGCCCTGCTGACCGCAGCCCTGGTCCCGGCCATGATCGAGGCCGGCGCCGGCGTGGTGGTCAACGTCGGGTCGATCAACGGCGCGATCGGCATGTCCGTCGCGGCACTGTACGGAGCGACCAAGGCGGCGCTCCACTCGCTCACCGCGTCGTGGGCCGCGGAACTGGCCTCCAAGGGCATCCGGGTCAACGCGGTGGCGCCCGGACCGACGATGACCGAGGAGAACGCCGCCTTCCACGACGCGCTGCGCGGCTACACGGCCACCACCCCACACGGCCGGCCGGGCACCTCCGACGAGGTCGCCGACGCGGTCGTGTTCCTGGCCAGCAGCCAGGCCACGCACATCCACGGCGTGACCCTTCCGGTCGACGGGGGATACCTGGCCACCCGATAG
- a CDS encoding NAD(P)-binding domain-containing protein has product MTTAIVGVGNIGSVVARHLVAGGESVVLAGRGAAARAQELADELGPLAHAASVQDAIAEADTIVLAVWLDVMRELIPQVAPLLDGKVVIDPSNPIAFDEKGQIVRSLPDGQSAGSVAAALLPANARYVKAFGTLAAEALAAGANRTPRRAVLFYATDDDSAAATTERLIRAAGFDPVKAGGLAQAGRIEAPGGDLHQFGFNGELVDLDRARAAVGSAHP; this is encoded by the coding sequence ATGACCACCGCAATCGTAGGCGTCGGCAATATCGGGAGCGTCGTTGCCCGGCACCTGGTGGCCGGGGGCGAGAGCGTCGTCCTGGCGGGGAGGGGCGCCGCCGCCCGCGCGCAGGAGCTCGCGGACGAGCTCGGGCCGCTCGCACACGCCGCCTCTGTGCAGGACGCGATCGCGGAGGCGGACACCATCGTGCTCGCGGTCTGGCTGGACGTCATGAGGGAGCTGATCCCGCAGGTCGCACCCCTCCTCGACGGCAAGGTCGTGATCGACCCGTCCAACCCGATCGCGTTCGACGAGAAGGGCCAGATCGTGCGGTCGCTGCCTGACGGGCAGTCGGCCGGGTCGGTGGCCGCCGCCCTGCTGCCCGCGAACGCCCGTTACGTCAAGGCGTTCGGGACCCTGGCCGCGGAGGCGCTCGCCGCGGGCGCGAACCGCACACCGCGGCGTGCCGTGCTCTTCTACGCCACCGACGACGACAGCGCCGCGGCGACGACCGAGCGGCTGATCCGTGCGGCCGGGTTCGACCCCGTGAAGGCTGGCGGCCTGGCCCAGGCCGGACGCATCGAGGCGCCCGGCGGCGACCTTCACCAGTTCGGCTTCAACGGCGAACTCGTCGACCTCGACCGGGCGCGCGCCGCTGTCGGCTCCGCCCACCCGTGA
- a CDS encoding BTAD domain-containing putative transcriptional regulator codes for MVFAKSSSPWALNEPLAALLMCALHRSGRQAEALAVFDRTRQQLTDDLGVAPSGTLCRARRAILRGDDISLDLGQAA; via the coding sequence GTGGTTTTCGCGAAATCCTCATCACCCTGGGCACTGAACGAGCCGCTCGCCGCGCTGCTGATGTGCGCGCTGCACCGCAGCGGCCGGCAGGCCGAGGCGCTGGCGGTCTTCGACCGGACGCGTCAGCAACTGACCGACGACCTGGGGGTGGCCCCGAGCGGAACCCTATGCCGGGCGCGGCGGGCGATCCTGCGCGGGGACGACATCAGCCTCGACCTCGGTCAGGCCGCGTGA
- a CDS encoding zinc-dependent alcohol dehydrogenase family protein, with translation MKAAVISSPGVVSVETVEDPAPGPREVVVRVAACGLCGTDLHILQGEFAPTLPIVPGHEFAGEVVAVGTGVSELSIGDQVAVDPSLPCHECHYCRIGRSNLCERFAAIGVTAPGAAAEFALAPVANCVRLPEHVRTQDAALIEPLSCAVRGYDVLRSRLADTVLIYGSGTMGLMMLELAKRTGAASVDVVDINSERLTAARLLGCSNAVTAADEIERPRGWDVVIDATGNERAIQEALGRVGKGGTYLQFGVADYAARAMIEPYRIYNQEITITGSMAVLHSYERAADLFAAGVLDPQVFISDRLPLADYAAALQQFQAGKGRKIVITP, from the coding sequence GTGAAGGCTGCCGTCATCAGCTCGCCCGGTGTGGTGAGCGTGGAGACCGTCGAGGATCCGGCACCGGGCCCGCGGGAGGTGGTGGTCAGGGTGGCGGCCTGCGGCCTGTGCGGCACCGATCTGCACATCCTGCAGGGCGAGTTCGCGCCCACCCTGCCCATCGTCCCGGGCCACGAGTTCGCCGGGGAGGTGGTCGCCGTGGGCACCGGCGTCAGTGAGCTGTCGATCGGCGACCAGGTCGCCGTCGACCCGTCGCTGCCCTGCCACGAGTGCCACTACTGCCGGATCGGGCGGAGCAACCTGTGCGAGCGCTTCGCCGCGATCGGGGTCACCGCTCCGGGCGCGGCCGCCGAGTTCGCCCTCGCCCCGGTCGCCAACTGCGTACGCCTGCCGGAGCACGTCCGCACCCAGGACGCCGCCCTCATCGAGCCGCTCTCCTGCGCGGTGCGCGGATACGACGTGCTGCGCAGCCGGTTGGCCGACACCGTGCTGATCTACGGCTCCGGCACCATGGGCCTGATGATGCTGGAGCTCGCCAAGCGCACCGGCGCGGCCAGCGTGGACGTGGTCGACATCAACAGCGAACGGCTCACCGCCGCCCGCCTGTTGGGCTGCAGCAACGCCGTCACCGCCGCCGACGAGATCGAGCGACCGCGCGGCTGGGACGTGGTCATCGACGCCACCGGCAACGAGCGGGCCATCCAGGAGGCGCTGGGCCGGGTCGGCAAGGGCGGCACCTACCTGCAGTTCGGCGTCGCCGACTACGCCGCCCGCGCGATGATCGAGCCCTACCGCATCTACAACCAGGAGATCACCATCACCGGCTCGATGGCGGTCCTGCACAGCTACGAGCGCGCGGCGGACCTCTTCGCCGCCGGGGTGCTGGACCCGCAGGTCTTCATCAGCGACCGGCTCCCGCTGGCCGACTACGCCGCCGCGCTGCAGCAGTTCCAGGCCGGCAAGGGCCGCAAGATCGTCATCACGCCATGA
- a CDS encoding alpha/beta hydrolase has protein sequence MKRNARIAGLVAAALVATGLSTVALTSSAQARSSQANAVQAHAVSAQTQAIADWHGAKPTIVLVHGAWADAAGWTPVIERLEAAGFPVKAPPNPLRGLDSDAQFIHSVLEQIQGPVILVGHSYGGAVITNAVQGDPNVKALVYIAAFAPAKGDSLAGLNGSQLGKTIPALPVIATSYPNADGTTGTELTIDPAHYPSVFLDNELPLDQEEALAAEQRPLSLDAVTETSGTPAWQTIPSWYMVAKGDHAIAPALEEFMATRAHAHTVEVAGPHLIMLTNPGAVTDLIEQAARTTARCD, from the coding sequence ATGAAACGCAACGCACGGATCGCCGGCCTGGTCGCGGCGGCACTCGTGGCCACCGGGCTGTCGACGGTCGCGCTCACCTCCAGCGCCCAGGCCAGGTCGTCCCAGGCCAACGCGGTGCAGGCCCACGCCGTCTCGGCCCAGACCCAGGCCATCGCGGACTGGCACGGAGCCAAGCCCACCATCGTGCTGGTGCACGGCGCATGGGCGGACGCCGCCGGCTGGACCCCGGTCATCGAACGGCTGGAGGCAGCCGGCTTCCCGGTCAAAGCACCGCCGAACCCGCTGCGCGGCCTGGACTCTGACGCGCAGTTCATCCACAGCGTCCTGGAACAGATCCAGGGCCCGGTCATCCTGGTGGGCCACTCCTACGGCGGCGCCGTGATCACCAACGCCGTCCAAGGCGACCCCAACGTCAAGGCCCTGGTCTACATCGCCGCCTTCGCACCGGCCAAGGGCGACTCGCTGGCCGGCCTCAACGGCTCGCAGCTGGGCAAGACCATCCCCGCGCTCCCTGTCATCGCGACGAGCTACCCGAATGCCGACGGCACCACCGGGACGGAGCTGACCATCGACCCGGCCCACTACCCCAGCGTCTTCCTCGACAACGAGCTCCCGCTCGACCAGGAGGAGGCGCTGGCCGCCGAACAGCGGCCGCTGAGCCTCGACGCGGTGACCGAGACCTCCGGCACGCCGGCCTGGCAGACCATCCCGTCGTGGTACATGGTGGCCAAGGGCGACCACGCCATCGCCCCGGCCCTCGAAGAGTTCATGGCCACCCGGGCCCACGCGCACACCGTCGAGGTGGCCGGCCCCCACCTGATCATGCTCACCAACCCCGGAGCAGTCACCGACCTGATCGAACAGGCCGCCCGGACCACCGCCCGCTGTGACTGA
- a CDS encoding TetR/AcrR family transcriptional regulator, producing the protein MPTPKGEATKARIVEAAADLLITANDINLDEVMRLTRTSKGQVFYYFPDGKEELRRAAAQCHLARLAQADAPAVPLATWQDWESWIEQILRLHEQQGRDDACEVAALAGRALDTDRITRDLVGRMYEQWAAELRDQLTAMQASGLLREGTPVTELASMMLAALQGGAVIDKATGSHQHLARALRQTLVLLRSYAAKQPGGEC; encoded by the coding sequence ATGCCTACGCCCAAGGGAGAAGCGACCAAGGCCCGCATCGTCGAGGCCGCAGCGGACCTGCTGATCACCGCGAACGACATCAACCTCGACGAGGTCATGCGGCTGACCCGCACCAGCAAGGGACAGGTGTTCTACTACTTCCCCGACGGGAAGGAGGAACTGCGCCGCGCGGCCGCCCAGTGCCACCTCGCGCGACTGGCCCAGGCCGACGCACCCGCGGTGCCGCTGGCCACGTGGCAGGACTGGGAGTCGTGGATCGAGCAGATCCTGCGGCTGCACGAGCAGCAGGGGCGCGACGACGCCTGCGAGGTCGCGGCCCTGGCGGGCCGGGCGCTGGACACCGACCGGATCACCCGGGACCTGGTCGGCCGGATGTACGAACAATGGGCCGCCGAGCTACGGGACCAGCTCACTGCCATGCAGGCAAGCGGCCTGCTGCGCGAAGGAACCCCCGTCACCGAACTCGCCTCCATGATGCTCGCCGCACTCCAGGGCGGCGCGGTCATCGACAAGGCGACCGGATCCCATCAGCACCTCGCCCGCGCACTACGGCAGACCCTCGTCCTGCTCCGCTCCTACGCCGCAAAGCAGCCGGGGGGCGAATGCTGA
- a CDS encoding alpha/beta hydrolase encodes MRVVFVHGACVRDGSWWWHRTAELLQERGVLSVAPALPSCGEAGLPGGTGGPGLSEDVAAVRRVLQASDEPTVVVAHSYGGIVTAEAAAGVESVRHLLLVSSYLPEVGQSLSEFGDSGPAPFLDVDPDAGTFGVRSELLVDTFLQDCDPEVQAQAADHLARQSVRVTAQPVEAAAWQQVPSTYLVCAQDRGTPPRLQREFARRAGSVVELGAGHHPFLSQPAAVRDLLLSL; translated from the coding sequence ATGAGGGTTGTGTTCGTGCATGGGGCGTGTGTGCGGGACGGATCGTGGTGGTGGCACCGGACCGCCGAGCTGCTGCAGGAGCGAGGGGTGCTGAGCGTGGCCCCGGCGCTGCCGAGCTGCGGCGAGGCGGGCCTGCCCGGAGGAACCGGCGGTCCGGGGCTTTCCGAGGATGTTGCCGCAGTGCGGCGGGTGCTGCAGGCCAGCGACGAGCCGACCGTTGTGGTCGCCCACAGCTACGGCGGCATCGTCACGGCGGAAGCCGCCGCAGGCGTCGAGTCGGTACGCCACCTGCTGCTGGTCTCCAGCTATCTGCCCGAGGTCGGGCAGAGCCTGTCGGAGTTCGGGGACAGCGGCCCCGCCCCGTTCCTCGACGTCGACCCCGACGCCGGCACCTTCGGGGTTCGCTCCGAGCTGCTCGTGGACACGTTCCTGCAGGACTGCGACCCCGAGGTCCAGGCGCAGGCAGCGGACCACCTCGCCCGGCAGAGCGTTCGGGTGACCGCGCAGCCGGTCGAGGCGGCCGCATGGCAGCAGGTGCCCTCGACATACCTCGTCTGCGCTCAGGACCGCGGCACCCCGCCGCGCCTGCAGCGCGAGTTCGCCCGCCGGGCCGGCAGCGTCGTCGAGCTCGGCGCTGGCCACCACCCGTTCCTGTCCCAACCTGCAGCAGTAAGGGACCTGCTACTGAGCCTGTGA
- a CDS encoding carbohydrate kinase yields the protein MSRPGSGEPSTLVIGEALTDILTGPDGRRSAVPGGSPANVALGLARLGHPVRLATRVGGDAYGLELRRHLGESGVLLTGGSVVDAATSTATAVLDADGAAGYRFDVSWSLLPTATDPAATGPVAHLHTGSIAALLAPGAAQVLAAVRAARPGATLSYDPNLRPALLGTAARERPRVEELVALSDVVKASDEDLGWLYPGHDAAAVAARWARTGPSLVVLTLGAGGARAFWRHGSHRVRPTPVEVVDTVGAGDAFMAGLLSGLLRAGLLGGGAGERGSARDELRAATGAERLPAKAVESLALAACTAALTCTRPGADPPRRAELPDYSPPG from the coding sequence ATGAGCCGCCCGGGGTCAGGAGAGCCGTCGACTCTGGTCATCGGTGAGGCGCTCACCGACATCCTGACCGGCCCGGACGGCCGCCGAAGCGCCGTCCCCGGGGGCAGCCCCGCCAACGTGGCGCTCGGCCTGGCCCGGCTCGGCCACCCGGTGCGCCTGGCCACCCGGGTGGGCGGCGACGCGTACGGCCTGGAGCTGCGGCGCCACCTCGGCGAGAGCGGTGTGCTGCTCACCGGCGGGTCGGTCGTCGACGCCGCCACGTCCACCGCCACCGCCGTCCTCGATGCCGACGGCGCGGCCGGCTACCGCTTCGACGTCAGCTGGAGCCTGCTGCCCACGGCGACCGATCCGGCCGCCACCGGCCCGGTCGCCCATCTGCACACCGGATCGATCGCGGCGCTGCTCGCCCCCGGCGCCGCGCAGGTGCTCGCGGCCGTGCGAGCGGCGCGGCCGGGCGCCACCCTCTCCTACGATCCGAACCTGCGGCCCGCGCTGCTGGGAACGGCGGCGCGGGAGCGGCCGCGGGTCGAGGAGCTCGTCGCCCTCAGCGACGTGGTGAAGGCAAGCGACGAGGACCTCGGCTGGCTCTACCCCGGGCACGACGCCGCCGCGGTGGCCGCGCGATGGGCGCGGACCGGCCCCTCGCTCGTGGTGCTCACCCTCGGGGCCGGCGGCGCGCGGGCCTTCTGGCGGCACGGCAGCCACCGGGTCAGGCCGACCCCGGTCGAGGTGGTGGACACGGTCGGCGCGGGTGACGCCTTCATGGCCGGCCTGCTCAGCGGGCTGCTGCGGGCCGGGCTGCTGGGCGGCGGTGCGGGGGAGCGGGGGAGCGCCCGAGACGAGCTGCGGGCCGCCACCGGCGCGGAGCGGCTCCCCGCGAAGGCGGTCGAGTCGCTCGCCCTGGCAGCGTGCACCGCGGCCCTCACCTGCACCCGCCCGGGCGCCGACCCGCCACGCCGCGCCGAGCTCCCGGACTACTCGCCGCCCGGGTAG